A genomic region of Phragmites australis chromosome 2, lpPhrAust1.1, whole genome shotgun sequence contains the following coding sequences:
- the LOC133908781 gene encoding uncharacterized protein LOC133908781, whose protein sequence is MKIKYEKILQKRQKKQKKGQNDANNNNINTDDIDEETMQKKPRKLKKRKVNYKRSPKEVKNPAEIEQPNQYASLDNENKHETNAEKVKEDNEGITGISNSDEGRKKEQKIKNPAKIEQPNQYASLDNENKHETNAEEVKEDNEGITGISNSDEGRKKEQKIKIPAEIEHRNQYASLDNKVIL, encoded by the exons ATGAAAATTAAGTATGAGAAGATTTTACAAAAGAGacaaaagaagcaaaaaaagGGACAAAATGATGCAAATAACAACAATATTAACACAGATGACATTGATGAAGAAACAATGCAGAAGAAACCACGAAAATTGAAAAAGAGAAAGGTGAATTACAAAAGAAGCCCAAAGGAAGTAAAAAACCCAGCAGAAATTGAACAGCCCAATCAATATGCATCTTTGGATAATGAG AACAAGCATGAAACTAATGCAGAAAAAGTAAAGGAGGACAATGAAGGTATTACCGGCATAAGCAACTCTGATGAAGGAcgaaagaaagagcaaaaaataaaaaacccaGCAAAAATTGAACAGCCCAATCAATATGCATCTTTGGATAATGAG AACAAGCATGAAACTAATGCAGAAGAAGTAAAGGAGGACAATGAAGGTATTACCGGCATAAGCAACTCTGATGAAGGAcgaaagaaagagcaaaaaataaaaatcccaGCAGAAATTGAACATCGCAATCAATATGCATCTTTGGATAATAAGGTAATCCTATGA